In Deinococcus psychrotolerans, the genomic window GTGAGGGCGGTCAGGTAGGTGTTGCCCGCAATGAACACCACCACCAACGCCCCGAACACCAGCACCATTAAAAAGCCGATCAAGCGGGTGCGGATCATGCCAAGAATTCCCGGCGCGGGCTTGACGTCCCACAAGGCATTGAGTGCGCCTTGAAGTTGCAAGAACAAGCCGGTGGACGTGAGAAATAAAGTGGCGAGGCCGGTGAAAATTGCCAGGGTGTTGGCACTGGGATTGTCAAATTGGTCGCTGATATTCTTAACGAACGATCCCACAAACTGAGAGATATTCTTGGACGTTTCCGGGTCGCCGCTGCTGCCCAGAGCATTTTGCACCACGTCGGTAAGCTGCTGGGTAATGGCGGCGCGGTCTTGGCCTTGAAAGACGATCCCGGCCACCGTGACGATCAGGAACAAAATCGGCCCAACCGAAGAAATGGCGTAGTAAGCCAGAGCGGCGGCCAGGCGCGGCGCGTTGTCTTGGTTAAAAGCGCTCACCGCGTCTTTGAGCAGCTCGAATAGGGTTTTTAGCTTGGGATTCATCCCCCACAGTATGAAAGCTGAAGCGGCGTGCTGCCTAGCAGGGCGGGGCAAGCGCCTCCTTTATCTGCCGCCGCCGCTTACAGTTTTGTTTTGCTGCCCCTTGCTCTTTATGGTGTCGCCACCCGCTGTTTTGCCGCTCCCCCTGCGCCCACCTGCTAGACTCACGCCCCTGATGACCCGCAAGTTTTCTTCTGCCCGCTCTCCGGTTCAAAAAGCGGCGGCCAAGCAGGCCCAAGCCGTCCGCGACCAATTGCCACTCCAGGCCTGCATTCAGCCCAACGTTCCGGTGGCCGGCAACGCCGTGACGCTTTACAGTGACGGAGCCTGCGACACCCAGGCCGGGCACGGCGGCTGGGCCACCTTACTCAAGTACGGTGAGCACACCACCGAGCTGTGCGGCCACGCCGGGGGCACCACCAACAACCGCATGGAACTCACCGGCCTCTTGGAAGGCCTGAAGGCACTCAAGCGGCCTTGTCAGGTGCGGGTGGTGACCGACAGCCAGTACCTGCGCAAAGCCTTTACCGACGCTTGGATTCTCAAGTGGCAGCGCAACGGCTGGAGAACAGCCGGCGGCGAT contains:
- the rnhA gene encoding ribonuclease HI encodes the protein MTRKFSSARSPVQKAAAKQAQAVRDQLPLQACIQPNVPVAGNAVTLYSDGACDTQAGHGGWATLLKYGEHTTELCGHAGGTTNNRMELTGLLEGLKALKRPCQVRVVTDSQYLRKAFTDAWILKWQRNGWRTAGGDPVKNQDLWEELVEQAHKHALTFVWVKGHAGHAENDRVDELAVAERKKLRLA